GTCTGAAAGAGTACCTGAGCTTAAAAAAGCGGTTCCTGCTGCGAGTGCTAAAGTTTTTAAAATGGTCATACTATTTATTTTATGGGTTATCTGCTGTAATATTGAACTTGCATCTCTTTTGGGTATTTCACTTCATATGAAAAGCTTATTTTGTCTGAGCTTCCTGAACTTATATTTTTATTCCAGAGAATACTCCCTGTTTTTTCATCAAAGCTGCCTCCTCCAGAATCCGTTGGCTTTACCATAATTTTTGAATTTTCACTGATTGGGAGCTGGTCAAGAACTTCAAGTTCAATAGTTTCTTTTGTATTATTTCTGATGCTGATCTGATAGGATTCTGTTTCCCATTTATTGGAGTTCATGGATTTTTGAGAAGTTCTGTCTTCCAGTTTTATCCTTTTTACCGCAATTCTTTCATCTACCCCAAGAGAGATCGGAAATTCATCTTTGACATAATTGCTGGTAATATTTGTTTTTCCTATATAATTATCTTCAAAATAGATATTGGCTTCCCCATTGATGAGATTGAGACTCTGCCAGCTCTTTACAAAAGCCATCAGGAATACCTGGTTATTGATTTTCGGAACTGTATGGTATTTATAAGCAGCTTCAATCTGTTTTTTATCCAGAATAACATATTGTTCCTTTTCCTGGCTTATAATGGTTTGATTATAATTCAATTCATAGATCACATTCATCTGGCGGTCAGAAACTGTAGCTACCGGAATCTGGCTTGGTTTTACAGCTATATCTTCTCTCATCTGATATGCATTGGCTGCTGAAATTTCCTTTTTAGATTTGTACCCCGCTATTTCCATCTGAGAGTTATACAGCGTGTATTCAGCTACATAAAGCGGAGACAAAATAGGTCTGTCCTGATTATATGAAGGTCTGTAAGTAGAGACAAAAAGCTTCACATTTTTCCAGTCCTGTCCTGTGTTCTGGTAAATTCTACCTTTATAGACCATCTCAAGAGGTTTTTTTACAGACTGTGCACGCAGATCATAAGAAGGAACCCATCCTGCATCAGAAACGATATAACTTATTCCAAGATTCAGGTTGGTTTCATTATCTGCAAGAATTTCAAGAAGAAGCTCTTTGCGATTGGTATTTTTATGAGTTTGCTCTTCTATGGATTGCTTGTCAAATTTTGCAATAGATTCATCTATAACTTCTTTCTGTTCTTTCAGAAGAAAAACCTGATTGTCGATTTCCAGCATTCTCTTTCTGTAAAATTCTGTAAGCTTAATCAGCTGTTCCTGTGGCGTAGATTTATCGTTTGTAGAAACTTTTAAATTGTCATTGATAATATTCTGTTCTCCCGTCAGGGTTTTGATCTGTATATTCAGCAGGTCGACTTGTCTTTGAAGCTTTTTTGTTTCCTGCGCGATCTTCTTTTCACGGTCTGAAAGCTCATCATTTTTCAAAAAATTACTTTGGGGAGTAATAGAAAGAAGCGTTGTATTTTTCTCAAGATTGATTTTATAGGTATTCTCATCCAGATTATTGGGAAGGTTGACAATCTTTACGGTATTTCTTCCTTTCTGAAGGTTTACACTGGTCGTTCCAAGGACTTTTGCCCCCTGAAGATAGACAGTCGCCTGTTTTACTTCAATTTCTTTTTTGATTTCCTGTGCTTTCAGTAAAGTGACGGAAAACATGATTAATAGTAAAAAGTAACGTTTCATCGTTTGTTATTTTAAATTCCTGAAGTAAAATTATTCCTATTTAAGGTTGAAAATCGGGCAACTTGGTGAAGTGGCAGTTTGACTTGGTGAGAGTGGGAGCGGGTGAAAAAATAAAAACAGCTCCGTTGAGAGCTGTGTTTTTAAATCTGTTATTTTAAAGGATTTCGTATCTTGTTTTGATACTGTATTTAAGTTTAATATTTTCAATGTTATCAAAAGAATAGTCTACCGGGGTATCTGCCATTTCCATCTGTACGCTGTTCATTCTGGTTTTATAGGCTGCCGGCATTATCATATCGCTGGTATAATCTTCGATCTCTACAATTTCAAGAGCATTTCCTGTTTTTTTACCCATACTTTCCAGCAGATAATCAGCTTTTTCCTTTGCTGCTTTCAATGCATTGATCTTTACTGTTTTTCTAAAGTCAGCAATTCTGGTGTTTTTGATTTCTGCGATGTTCAGACTGCTTACCCATTTTTGGTTCAGGTCTTCAAATATTTTGCTAAGACTTGATTTTGTGCTGGCTTTAAATTGATAATTCTTTGAAAACTTAGCCGTTTTGGAATATAAATTCTGATACATCGACTTGAATTTGATATCCTCGTTCTTTACCCCAGCATTTTTTAAAATTTCAAATAATTTCTTTTCATTATCCGCCAGATCGTTTTTGTTATCCGCTTTTATCCCGATACTGAAGATGATTTCGTCCGGTTCTACTTCCATTTCGGCAACACCCGTTACTTCAATTGCGTTTTTCTTTACTTCCTGAGCATTTACAAAGCTCCCTAACGTTAAGACTCCGATTAATAAAAAATGTTTTAATTTCATAATTTCTTGTTTTAAATTCTGAAGTAAAATTACGCAGATCTGAAGCTGGAAATTGGGAGACTTGGTGAAATGAAGCTTTCACTTGGTGAATAGTTTTTGCGCAGATATATATATGTATATCTTTGCTTTATGAAAATGTTCAGACTTTTTATAATCTTTGTATTGGTAGTTTGGGGAAATAAGATGTTTTCCCAAAATACTAATAATCCTTCCAATGCTACTGTGGAGGAAGTTCAGGTAGAAACTAAGAAGTTGCAGAAAGCCATTGATAATCAAGATGAGCCGGCGCAGGCAGGTTCTTATTATAATATTGGAGAAACATTTTTCAATAGCGGAAATTTTTCAAAGAGTGAAGAATATTATACGAAAGCCAAAAAGCTGTATGAAAAGCTTAATGATAAATTCAATATTGAAAAAGCTACCCGAAGATTAGCCCAGTCACAGGAAAAACAGAATAAAATTTCTCCGGCTATCAGCAATTACAGTACGGCAGCACAGATGGGCTATAGTAAAAAAAGCAAAGCTGTGAACTCCAATGACGTAGCAAGGCTTTCTTCTCCTGCACCGGAAGTAAAGGCAGAAGCCATCCAGAATAATATCAACCTGAGTACAAAAGAAAGCGAACAGGCCGGACTGGCAGAAAGCTACAGCCAGCTGGCAGACGTCAATATACAGCAGAAAGATGTTTCTAAGGCAGAAATGAATCTGAATAATGCCTATAAGATTTCAAAAAAGGAAGCTCCGCAGCAGGCGCTTGCAATTAATCAGAAACTGGCTGATCTCTACGTAGAAAACCGAAATTTTGACAAAGCTATTGAAGCCAAAAAGAAAGTTCTGAAAGAAGACTTTGTGAAAGAAAATTCACAGGAGAAAGTCAACCAGATTCAGGAGCTTGCTGATATTTATATAAAGAAGAATGATCCGCAGGAAGCCGTTACTTTATTGAAAAATGCCTATGGAATTGCGTTGGAAAAAGGACATACTCTGGAGGCTCAGAGAAGTGTGAAAAAGCTGGACAGTCTGTATGCTATCTCTGGAAACACAAATGCTTCGGTACAGCTGTACAGAGACTTCCTGGGAAAACTTCCCAATCTGGTTTCGAAAGACAGAAGCCTTGTAGATAATAAAGTTCTTGAAGACACAGAACAGCGTATTTCGCAGCTGGAAAAGGAAAAAGAACTGAAAGACGAGCTCATCCGTAAGAAAAATGTTTTTAATTATGGTTTGATAGGAGCTTTGATTATTTTAACAGGGTTGATTATTTTTATTTTCAGAACTCTGAAGAAAGTTCAGATTAAGAATAAAAAAATTGCCCTTCAGTCGCTTCGGAGAGAGATGAATCCGCATTTTATTTTTAACAGCCTAAATAGTGTCAATCATTTTATTGCAACCAATAATGAACTGGAAGCCAATCAGTACCTCACAAAATTTTCCAAGCTAATGCGTGGTGTCATGGAAAATTCTGCTGATGATTTTATCCCTTTTCAGCAGGAACTGGATCTTCTCCAGAACTATCTTGCTTTGGAAAAAACACGTTTTGCAGATAAATTTGATTACGAAATTGAGGTAGATGAAAATCTGAACCTGCAAAGTCAGCAGATTCCCGGAATGCTTATACAGCCATTTCTGGAGAATGCAATTTGGCATGGACTCCGCTATAGAACCGAAAAAGGATTGTTGAAATTAAGCTTTGAAAAAGATAAACAATCTCTGAAGATTGTCGTCGAAGACAACGGAATAGGAATTGAGGAAAGTAAAAAGCAGAAAACCACACATCAGAAGACAAGAGAAGGACGTGGAATGAAAAATACACTCGAAAGAATCCAGCTGCTGAATGATCTTTACAAAAAAGATATTACCTGTTCTATAAAAGATATGAAAGAGAGTAGTGGTGTTTTGGTCACTCTCAAAATGAATCTGGTGTAAGCATAGAAAGATTGTATTGATTCTGAAATGAATGATCAGTTTCAATCAGACTCAGAATATAAAAGGAAGTTCGGCAAATAAAAGATAAATTTTAGCGTTTAAAAACAGTAATAATTTATATCTGAACAATGAACGGCTAGTTATTACCCGAAGAGTTCAAAAGTTTTTGGTTTTTTATCTGTGATCTGTTTTTCTGTAACCAAACCGAAACATAGATTGTCTAGATAATGAAGATATTCATCAAAAACTAATCAAAACTATGAACAAATCTGTAAAATTTGAAGACACTAAAGTTAACGTAAAGATTATTCTGGCAGGGCTGTGGGCTTCAGTTACGTTATGTTATTTATATGGCGACTATTTTGAACTGTATACTCCTGGAAAAGCGTGGGGACTTCTAGAAGGTGAAAATTTATTGAATTCTCCCTTAAAGTTACTTACAGCCTCAGCAATTCTGGCAATACCAGCAGCAATGGTATTTCTTTCCCTTATTTTAAAACCGGTGATCAACAGGTTCCTTAATATTGTGTTTGGAATATTTTTCACGCTGATCATGCTGTTTATCGGTATATCCTCTTTTTCGGACTGGTATTTGTTTTATATTTTTCTCGCAGCATTGGAGTGTATTATAACGATCATGATTGTAAAGTACGCCTGGCAATGGAAGAAAATATAAGATCAGAAAATTTAGAAAGTCTTAGAGTAAGATTGTACTACTGATCAAATATTCCTAATTTGCACCTGCAATCTGCTACCTAATATCTGATCGTAATGAAAATAAAAGCCGTAATTGTAGACGATGAAATCATAGCCCGGGAAGTTTTGAGAAGCTATCTTACGAAATACTGTCCACAGGTTGAAATTCTTGGTGAAGCCGAAAATATTAAAGATGCAGTTCCGTTGATTGCCGAAAAGCAGCCACAGCTGGTGTTTCTGGATGTAGAGATGCCTTTTGGAAATGCTTTTGATGTATTGGAAGCTACCAAAGATTTTTCCTACGAAACTATTTTCATTACCGCTTTTTCTCAATATTCTCTACAGGCCTTAAATAAGTCAGCCAGTTATTATATTTTAAAACCAATTGATATTCAGGAGTTGATACTGGCAGTGAACAAAGTCGCTGAGAGTCTGGAGAAAAAAGATGAACTTAACCGGAATAAAATCCTGCTTGAAAACTTAAAACTAAAGCCGGAAAAGCAACAGCTTATCCTTCCCACTTTACAAGGGTTTGATGTGGTAAAAACGGAAGATATTCTGAGACTTCAGGCTGATGGGAACTTTACGCAGGTATATCTTACAGACGGTTCAAAGAAAATGGTATGCCGTTTTCTGAAACACTTTGATGATCTTTTAGAAAGCCCTTTCGTAAGAGTTCACCGTTCCCATATCATCAATACAGCTTTTGTTAAATCATATCATAAAAGTGGAACCGTAATGCTTGCTGACGATACGGAAATAGAAGTTTCAGGCAGTTTTAAAGATGGGTTTCTAAAAGTATTTTCATAGACTTTTTTGTTTTTTAACATCTTAAAGGCATTATTTTTGAAGCTCTTATAACAGTCATACCAAAACTTTCTGTTATGAAAACCATTCACAAAATCATACTTCCTGTTTCATTGGGAGCACTGGGACTAATCCTTTTCAACTCCTATTCTGTAAGAATTCCCCGGGGTGCTGTAGCAGTTAAGAATTTCGATGCTAAAAAATATCTCGGAAGATGGTACGAGATAGCCCGTTTCAATTACAGGTTCGAAAAAAATATGGATAATGTTACCGCAGAATATTCCGAAAATCCGGATGGTACTATCCAGGTAAGAAATAAAGGGTACAACTACCTCAAAAAAATCTGGGATGAGGCCATTGGAGAAGCACAGTTTGTAAAAGATAAAACTGAAGCCAGATTGAAAGTTTCATTTTTCAAACCGATCTGGGCAGGTTATAATGTTATTGATATTGATGAAGACTATCAATATGCCCTTGTAGCAGGAAGCAGTTTAAAATATATGTGGATCTTATCCCGAAGGACCAATATCCCCGAAAGCATCAGACAGCGTTTCCTGGAAAAAGCTAGAAAAATTGGATACAATACAAAAGAACTGATCTGGGTGAAGCATGATAGATAAAATGAAAGGGCAAAAGCACCCTTTCATCATTAGTTTTTTTAACTTCTGATATATTCTTTCCATTCCTCAAAACGGTGATCAATCACCAGTTTCATGAGATCATAGTTTTCGTAGGTATCTTCGATATGATAAAAAGTTTCATACTCGTAGTCGTTTTCCTCTGCCTTACCATCAAAAATATTAACGAAGTCGTCAGCAAATGAGCTATATCTGTTTCCAAAATCGGTGTCATCTGCATAATAATCTTTTGCAAAGCTATTTCCCAGATCATTCAGGTCATGCTCAGCAAATTTCCCGTCACAGCAGTCCATTATAAATTCCGCACCTGTTACCTCTCTTCGTTTCAGCTGTTCAATTTCTTCCCCTGCATCCTCTTTCATTTCATCGGAAATAAGATCGTTATTAACACACCAGTTCAGGAACATACCCGTATGTGTAGCTCCGTTTTTCTGAGGAAGTCCTTCCGGGAAATCACCACCATAATGCCATGAAGCATCATCATATTTAGACATAATTTTAAATTATAGTTTTAAACAATTTTATCCAAAAATAGAAAAAATCATTTTATGTTGCCGCAGCCACCTATTTTTCCGTCATTTGCAGAGAATTTTTTTCAACAAATTGATATATGGAAAAAGCTGTTCTTATCACCATCGGTGACGAAATCCTTTCCGGGAATACTATAGATACCAATTCTAATTTTATTGCCTCTGAACTAAAGAATATTGGCATAAAAGTTTCGCAAATCTTTACAATTTCAGACGAAATTGAGACTATCAAAAATACATTGAGCACCGCATTCGAATTGGGAGACCTTATTATTACAACGGGAGGACTGGGGCCTACCAGAGATGATAAAACAAAAAAAGCGCTGGCAGAATTTTTTAATGATGAAATAGCGCTGGATGAGGTCACTTTTAACCATCTGAAAGGATATATGGAAAGAAGGGGACGTGCTGATATTCTGGAAAGAAACAGAGAACAGGCATTTGTACCTACAAAATCTTTGGTTTTTCAAAACCATTATGGAACAGCACCATGCATGATGATGGAACAGGATGGGAAACTGTGCTACAGTCTTCCCGGAGTTCCTTACGAAGTGAAACCATTGATCAAAGATCAGATTATTCCTTACTTGCAGGAAAAATTTAACCTTCAATATATCCATACCAGAATTGTATCCGTAGTGGGAATTCCCGAAAGTATTCTTGCAGATACCATTGAAAACTGGGAACTTGCACTTCCTGAAAATCTGGCATTATCTTATCTTCCTGTAGGAACAAGAGTTAAGCTGAGGATTACAGCATCAGGAGATAATGAAGCTGCTTTAGAGCAGCAGGTGGAAAATGAAATTCAGCAGCTGCTTCCTTTATTAGGGGACCATGTTATAGCGGTAACAGAAGATAAAATAGAAAATATTCTGGCAGAAATACTTACTGAAAGAAAGCTGACCATTTCTACAGCAGAAAGTTGTACAGGAGGAGAGTTGGCGAAAATGATCACTTCCGTTGCCGGGAGTTCAAAATACTTTCTTGGCGGTATAGTCCCTTATGCGACAGAGAGAAAAATAAAAATTTTAAATGTTTCCAAAGAAACCGTAGATCAGTTTACCGTAGTCAGTGAGCAGGTAGCGCAGGAAATGGCAAAAGGTTGTCAGGAGTTGTTTGAAACCAATATTTCTCTTTCTACCACTGGTGTTGCAGGACCGGGAAAAGGGGAGGATGGCAATGATGTGGGAACGGTTTTTTATACCATAAGAATCAATGATCAGGCAGTGACGTCAAAATTATATATGCCTCATCTGGAAAGACTGGACTTTATGCATTTCGTTTCTCAAAAAGTGATTCAGGATCTTGTGAGTCTTTTGGTAAATCCTTAGATTATTTTTTTCTTTTTTAATTTTTTTTTAATTAATTTTAATACGCTTTTTCACACTTTTTGAGAATCATTCATTAAAATTTAAAATAGTGGAAAATTCCAAACAGATTTTTCAGACCAACAACAAGAAACGCTGGAAAAGCGTACAGTGGAGCAGCCGTTTTTTTATCTTTATTGCGGCTTTACTTTTTCTTGCTTTAGGGCTGATGATGACCCTGGACAGAAGTCCTAAAATTCCTTTTAAGGAAGACTATAAAGCAGTAATTACTGCCAATAAACCTTATCTTCAGGAGAATAAGATTTCCAAAGAATATAAAGGATTCAGAAACTTCATTTCTGAAAAAAATATACATACAAGTCTTGCCAAAATAGAAAAGGCGAGAGAAGAAAGATATAAAAATCAAAACAGAAACTGGGCTCAGTTTCCCGGAGGTATCCGTTCTGCATTCTATGTAGCATGGGATCCTCAGTCTCTGATGTCTTTAAAAAGAAATATCAGACACGTTAATCTTGTTTTTCCGGAATGGTTTTTCATTGATCCCAAAACAGGAGATCTGAAAACAAATGTAGATCCCGAAGGATATAAGGTCATCAAAAGAACGGGAGTTGCCGCAATGCCGATGCTGAGTAATAACTCAGACAGAGAATTCCGTTCTGAAGGATTGGTAAAAGTACTTAACGATCCGAAAAGAAGAACCGCCCTGATTCAAAAAATTACCCAGCAGTGTAAAAAATACCACTTCAAAGGAATCAATATTGACTTTGAAGATATGAATCTGAATTCTGATGACAACCTGATTGCCTTTATGAAAGAACTTTCTGAGACTTTCAAACAGAATCAGCTGCTGGTAACCATGGATATTATGACGGATAATGATGATTACAACATTCCCAGATTAGATCCTTATGTAGATTACTTTGTTCTGATGGCTTACGATGAGTATTCCGCGGGAAGTGATGCCGGCCCTGTTTCTTCACAGAAATGGATAGAAGCTCAAACCGGTAAAATAGTGAAACAGACTTCTCCTCACAAGATTATTCTTGGGTTGGGAGCTTATGGCTATGACTGGAGCTCCAATAAAGATGACAATACTTCTGTGACCTACATGCAGGCGATTACAAAAGCCAGTGCTAGCAAAGCGGTTATTGATTTTAATGACAATACTTTTAACCTTAATTATTCCTATACGGATTCTAAAAATCTGACGCATACTGTATTCTTCAACGATGCCGCTTCTATCTTTAATACGATGCGCTTCTCATCAGAATATCCTTTGGCGGGAACTGCACTTTGGAGACTGGGGAGTGAAGACAGCAGAGTCTGGAATTTCTATGATAAAGATCTTACTTCTGCAGGTCTTTCCAAGCTGAATTTAAAAACGCTGGAAAATGTAAAAGGGCAGACGATGGTGGATTATATAGGAGACGGGGAAGTACTGGATGTTCTGAATACTCCTCACGATGGAAAAATCAAATTGGAGATTGATCCCAAAGAGAAAATTATTACAGACGAGAATTATATTACCTATCCAAGTTCTTACGAAGTAAAAAAATATGGAAGTGCCCCTCAAAAAGAATTGGTACTGACCTTCGACGACGGACCGGATGAAACTTATACCCCGCAGGTGCTGGATATATTATCTAAATACCATGTGCCTGCTGCTTTCTTTCTGGTGGGTTTAAATGCAGAAAAGAACCTTCCGCTTGTCAAAAGAATTTACCGTGAAGGACATGAAATAGGAAACCATACATTCACGCATGAAAATGTGGCTAAAGTAAGCCCGCAGAGAGCTTTACTTGAAATGAAACTTACAAGATTACTGATTGAATGTATCACCGGACACAGTACAATTCTATTCAGAGCACCTTATAATGCGGATTCTGAACCTACTACTTCAGAAGAGATCATTCCGGTTGCACTGGCAAGACAGCAGAATTATCTGGATATCGGTGAAAGTATTGATCCCGAAGACTGGCAGCCGGGTATCAAAGCCGATGAAATTATAAAACGTGTCATGGCGGGTATCAAGCAGCAGAGAGGAAACATCATTCTTCTTCATGATGCAGGAGGTGATACAAGAGAAGAAACGGTGAAGGCTTTAAAAGTTTTAATTCCTACTCTACAGAAGCAGGGATATCACTTTACTAATCTTAGAAGTATTCTTCATAAAAGTAAAAACGAGCTTATGCCTGAAGTTCCCAAAACGAGATCTTATTATGTGATGCAGCTGAATCTGGTATTGGCTACAGCAATTTATGGAATAAGCCATTTTCTGGTTGCTTTGTTTACCATTTTCATTGTATTAGGACTGATAAGACTTTTATTAATGGCTTACTGGGCTTTTAAAGAAAGAAAAAAAGAAAAAAAACTAAGCGAGTTTCCAATCCTGGAATCTTATCCTAAGGTCTCCATTATTGTTCCCGCTTACAATGAAGAAGTAAATATTGTTTCTTCCCTGCATAATCTGTTGAAGCAGACCTACCCGAATTTTAACATCATTATGGTAGATGACGGTAGTAAGGATTCTACCTATGCCAAGGCAAAAGAAGCATTCCCGGATCATCCGAAACTGAAAATTTTCTCCAAAGTAAACGGAGGAAAAGCAACAGCTTTAAATTTCGGTATCTCGCAGACCGATGCAGAATATGTTGTATGTATAGATGCAGACACCAAATTACAGCAGGATGCCGTGAAATATCTTATAGCAAGGTTTTTAAATTCAGGTCCTGAAGAAAAAATAGCTGCAGTAGCAGGAAATGTGAAAGTAGGAAATACAGTGAACTGGCTTACAAGATGGCAGGCAATAGAATATACGACAAGTCAGAATTTTGACAGGCTGGCTTACGCACATATTAATGCGATTACAGTAATTCCGGGCGCTATCGGAGCATTTAAAAGATCTGTAGTTCTTCAGGTCGGTGGATACTCATCGGATACTTTGGCTGAAGACTGTGATGTTACAGTGAAAATATTGAGAGAAGGATATACGATTGCTAACGAAAATAAAGCAATTGCCGTCACTGAGGCGCCTGAAACCGTTAAACAGTTTTTAAAACAGCGTTTCCGATGGACCTATGGTATCATGCAGATGTTCTGGAAACAGAAACAGACTTTCCTTAACCCCAAATATAAAGGATTGGGCCTTTGGGCAATGCCGAATATTTTATTATTCCAATATATCATACCATTTTTCTCGCCGCTGGCAGATGTGATCATGTTTTTTGGAATCCTGTCCGGAAACGGAAGTAAAATATTTACCTATTATCTGATATTTCTTTTGGTAGATGCTTCCCTGGCTTTAATAGCCTTTATTATGCAAAGGGAAAAAATCACCAATCTTGTGTATATCATTCCGCAGAGATTCGGGTATAGATGGCTGATGTATATTGTATTATTTAAAAGTTTAAGAAAAGCACTGAAAGGCGAAATGCAGTCTTGGGGATTCCTGAAAAGAACAGGAAATGTAAAAGAGATAGCAGCTTCTTAATATTTGTTTAAATTTGTTTCTCTAAAAAGTAACAAATAGTTAATTAACTATACCTATTATATAAATTGTTATCATAATGAAAAAAATAACGCTTTCTTTGTTTTTAATAGCAGGGATCTGTACTCAGAATACGATGAGCGCACAAGCAAAAACGGTAAAAACCGCAGTTAATAACGCAGACAAAGGCTTAGACCTTAGCTTGATGGACACTTCAGTACGTCCACAGGATGATTTTTATAACTATGTAAGCGGAACCTGGATGAAGACCGCTAAAATCCCATCTGACAAACCAACTTGGGGAAGCTTCAACAAACTGGCTGAAGATACGGATAACAATTCCATGACCATCCTGAATTCTCTTCTGAAAGACAAATTTGCTGACGGAAGTGAGGGGAAAAAGATTCAGGATCTATACGCTACTTACATGAACATGGAGAAGAGAAATGCTGACGGAATCAAGCCTATTCAGGAAAATCTGAATAAGATTGATGCGATTAAAAATATGGCTGATCTTCAGACTTACCTGGCTTCTGTAACAAAAGAAGGTGAAAACGTTTTCTACGGATGGGGAGTGGATGCAGACCTTAAAGATTCTAAAATGAATGCCGTTTACTTAGGAAATGCTTCTTTAGGTTTAGGAAGAGATTACTATCAGAAAGTAAACGAGAAAAATACAGAAGCAATTGCTGAATATCAGAAGTATGTAGCTTCAATGCTAAAAGAATTAGGATACAAAAATGCTGATGAAGCAGCAAAAGGTATCGTGAACTATGAAAAAAGCATTGCAAATACGTATCTGACAAACGAGCAGAGCCGTGATAATACGCTTCAGTACAATCCTAAGACGATGGCTGAACTTTCCACTTTGGTAAAAGGTGTTGACCTTCCTGGTTACCTTAAAAAAGTAGGAGTAAATACAGATAAAGTAATTATCAGTGAATTAGGATTCTATAAGAATTTTGATAAATTGGTAAATGCTCAGAATCTTCCGGTGATCAAGGATTATCTGAAATTCCACATGATCCACGGAAGTGCTTCTTATCTAAGTGAAAACTTAGGAAATATGAAGTTTGCTTTCTATGGTAAATACCTTAGAGGACAGCAGGAGCAAAGGGCGCTTAACAAAAGAGGTTTTGAGTTGATCAACGGTTCTTTGGGAGAAGCTTTCGGAAAATTATATGTTGAAAAATATTTCCCTGCCGAAGCAAAAGCTCAGATGGTTGAACTGATCGACTACTTAAAGAAAAGTTTCGCAGTTCATATCAATAATTTAGCATGGATGTCTTCAACGACTAAGGAAAAGGCAATGCAGAAACTGAATAAGTTTACTGTAAAAGTTGCTTATCCTGATAAATGGAAAGACTACTCAAAATTGGTAATTCTTCCTGAAGCTAAAGGTGGTACATTGTACAAAAACCTTCAGAACATCGGTGAATGGCAGTACAATAAAGATTTAGCTAAAATCGGTAAACCAGTTGATAAAACAGAATGGGGTATGACTCCACAAACTGTAAATGCATATTACAACCCGGTAAATAACGAGATTGTATTCCCTGCAGCGATTCTTCAGCCGCCATTCTTTAATCCAAAGGCTGATGCAGCGGTAAACTTTGGTGGAATTGGTGCCGTAATCGGTCACGAAATGAGCCACGGGTTTGATGATTCAGGGGCACAGTTTGACGCAGATGGTAACTTAGTTGACTGGTGGACTCCGGAAGACAAAGCTAACTTCGAAAAAGCTACAAAAG
This genomic window from Chryseobacterium sp. MEBOG06 contains:
- a CDS encoding LytR/AlgR family response regulator transcription factor — translated: MKIKAVIVDDEIIAREVLRSYLTKYCPQVEILGEAENIKDAVPLIAEKQPQLVFLDVEMPFGNAFDVLEATKDFSYETIFITAFSQYSLQALNKSASYYILKPIDIQELILAVNKVAESLEKKDELNRNKILLENLKLKPEKQQLILPTLQGFDVVKTEDILRLQADGNFTQVYLTDGSKKMVCRFLKHFDDLLESPFVRVHRSHIINTAFVKSYHKSGTVMLADDTEIEVSGSFKDGFLKVFS
- a CDS encoding SIMPL domain-containing protein — protein: MKLKHFLLIGVLTLGSFVNAQEVKKNAIEVTGVAEMEVEPDEIIFSIGIKADNKNDLADNEKKLFEILKNAGVKNEDIKFKSMYQNLYSKTAKFSKNYQFKASTKSSLSKIFEDLNQKWVSSLNIAEIKNTRIADFRKTVKINALKAAKEKADYLLESMGKKTGNALEIVEIEDYTSDMIMPAAYKTRMNSVQMEMADTPVDYSFDNIENIKLKYSIKTRYEIL
- a CDS encoding lipocalin family protein gives rise to the protein MKTIHKIILPVSLGALGLILFNSYSVRIPRGAVAVKNFDAKKYLGRWYEIARFNYRFEKNMDNVTAEYSENPDGTIQVRNKGYNYLKKIWDEAIGEAQFVKDKTEARLKVSFFKPIWAGYNVIDIDEDYQYALVAGSSLKYMWILSRRTNIPESIRQRFLEKARKIGYNTKELIWVKHDR
- a CDS encoding DUF6326 family protein codes for the protein MNKSVKFEDTKVNVKIILAGLWASVTLCYLYGDYFELYTPGKAWGLLEGENLLNSPLKLLTASAILAIPAAMVFLSLILKPVINRFLNIVFGIFFTLIMLFIGISSFSDWYLFYIFLAALECIITIMIVKYAWQWKKI
- a CDS encoding histidine kinase → MKMFRLFIIFVLVVWGNKMFSQNTNNPSNATVEEVQVETKKLQKAIDNQDEPAQAGSYYNIGETFFNSGNFSKSEEYYTKAKKLYEKLNDKFNIEKATRRLAQSQEKQNKISPAISNYSTAAQMGYSKKSKAVNSNDVARLSSPAPEVKAEAIQNNINLSTKESEQAGLAESYSQLADVNIQQKDVSKAEMNLNNAYKISKKEAPQQALAINQKLADLYVENRNFDKAIEAKKKVLKEDFVKENSQEKVNQIQELADIYIKKNDPQEAVTLLKNAYGIALEKGHTLEAQRSVKKLDSLYAISGNTNASVQLYRDFLGKLPNLVSKDRSLVDNKVLEDTEQRISQLEKEKELKDELIRKKNVFNYGLIGALIILTGLIIFIFRTLKKVQIKNKKIALQSLRREMNPHFIFNSLNSVNHFIATNNELEANQYLTKFSKLMRGVMENSADDFIPFQQELDLLQNYLALEKTRFADKFDYEIEVDENLNLQSQQIPGMLIQPFLENAIWHGLRYRTEKGLLKLSFEKDKQSLKIVVEDNGIGIEESKKQKTTHQKTREGRGMKNTLERIQLLNDLYKKDITCSIKDMKESSGVLVTLKMNLV
- a CDS encoding DUF4139 domain-containing protein translates to MKRYFLLLIMFSVTLLKAQEIKKEIEVKQATVYLQGAKVLGTTSVNLQKGRNTVKIVNLPNNLDENTYKINLEKNTTLLSITPQSNFLKNDELSDREKKIAQETKKLQRQVDLLNIQIKTLTGEQNIINDNLKVSTNDKSTPQEQLIKLTEFYRKRMLEIDNQVFLLKEQKEVIDESIAKFDKQSIEEQTHKNTNRKELLLEILADNETNLNLGISYIVSDAGWVPSYDLRAQSVKKPLEMVYKGRIYQNTGQDWKNVKLFVSTYRPSYNQDRPILSPLYVAEYTLYNSQMEIAGYKSKKEISAANAYQMREDIAVKPSQIPVATVSDRQMNVIYELNYNQTIISQEKEQYVILDKKQIEAAYKYHTVPKINNQVFLMAFVKSWQSLNLINGEANIYFEDNYIGKTNITSNYVKDEFPISLGVDERIAVKRIKLEDRTSQKSMNSNKWETESYQISIRNNTKETIELEVLDQLPISENSKIMVKPTDSGGGSFDEKTGSILWNKNISSGSSDKISFSYEVKYPKEMQVQYYSR